The following is a genomic window from Halodesulfovibrio sp..
TCAGGTTCTCGCCCATTATGCAGGAGCGACTGTGGATGTTGCACCGCGCATTATGCACGGCAAACATTCCGATATCGAGCACAATGGTGAAGGACTATTTCACGGGCTTGAATCCCCAATGCAAGTAGCCCGATACCATTCACTTATCATAATAAAAAATGATGAAACAGTAATTGTTCCAACATCTTCCACACAGACACCGGATGGTGAAAAGGAGATTATGAGTATTAAATATGCTGACCGCCCTTGGGTTGGAGTCCAGTTCCACCCTGAATCAATCCTGACCCCACAGGGCGAAGCAATGCTTAAGAATTTTCCCGAAAAAATCTTAGCAACAAACTCATAATTACATCCCTCACCCCCAAAAGAAGGGAGACTGCACAATGACTAAAAGGAACAATTCAATGAATACAGCACAAATTCTGGAACATCTGGCAGACGGCAAACATTTGAATGCAGATGTAGCACATTGCGTCTTTACCAAACTGATGGATGGCAACATGACATCAGGTCAGGCAGGTTCATTGTTAATGGGACTGCGTCAAAAAGGCGAGACTGCGGAAGAAATTCACGCTGCTGTCCGTGTATGCCTTGAACGCGCAACTCCAGTCGCACCAATCAAAGGTGCTACTATTGATCTGGTAGGAACCGGTGGTGACGGCAAAAATTCTTTCAACTGCTCAACGGCTACAGCACTTACTCTTGCGGGCATGGGCTACACTGTAACCAAACACGGAAACCGCGCGGTGTCCTCTTCCTGCGGCAGCGCGGATGCTGTCGAAGGACTTGGGTTGCCGCTACGCCTGTCACCGGAAGAAATCCCCGCTGAACTGGAAAAACGCAACTTCGCCTTTCTATTCGCACCGGATTATCACCCTGCATTCAAACACGTCATGCCAGTTCGTCAGGAATTAGGTTACCGGACGCTCTTCAACTTACTGGGTCCATTGCTCAATCCGGCACGACCAACCCATATGCTTCTTGGAGTCGCCAAACCTGAGTTCATGGAAATTATGGCAGAAGTACTGGCACAGGCAGGTGTTGAACATGCCGCGGTCGTGCACGGCGCAGGCGGGTACGACGAACTGACAACAAACGGCATTGCAAAAGTAATTTTTGTTGAAAACGGATCAATCCGCCATGCGGAGCTTGATCCGGCAGAATACGGGTTTGAGCCATGCGCTGAAGAAGACTTAGCCGTGCATGGTAAACAGGAAGGACTCGCTGTTCTGCGTGACCTGCTGGAAGGAAAAGGATCAAAAGCTATGCTGGATATGCTGGCGTTAAATACAGGTATGGCACTGCATTTAATTACAAATAAACCACTAAACACCTGCATGGAACGAGCACGCGAAGCCGTTGCAGCAGGAGCCGGAAGGAAAGCCTTAGATGCTTAATAAGTTTCTTGCAGCAAAACATGCTGAGATTGCACGACTTGTACAGTTACAAAAAAAAGATGCACTGCCGGAACCCTACAAAGGTGAACGTATTCCCTTTGCTGCAACACTACGTGCACATAAATTAGCTTGCATAGCAGAATATAAACGTGCATCACCTTCGCGCGGTGATATTGCACCGCATCTTTCACCAGAAGATGTAGCAGAACAATATGCAAAAGCAGGCGCAACAGCACTTTCCGTGCTTACTGAAGAAAAATACTTTAAAGGGAAGCTGGAATATCTGGAACGCATGCAATTTGTCGGACTGCCGATGCTGCGGAAAGACTTTATCGTGCATCCATTGCAAGTCGTTGAAACAGCTTCTACTCCTGCATCTGCCCAGCTGCTTATTGCCCGCATGTTCAAAACAGCTTCAGAGCTGAATGAACTTATTGAGCTTGGCAAATCATTTGGGCTGGAAAGCGTTGTAGAAGTTTTCAACCATGCAGATTTAGTTCTTGCACGGCTTGCAAATGCTACTATTATCCAAGTTAATAATCGAAACCTCGATACACTGGAAACAGACCTTGCCATATGCGAGCGGATGATTCCTCACCGCAGAACTGCCGAAGTATGGATAGCGGCCAGCGGTATTTCGTCGTCCACGCAACGACGCCACGTTGAAGCGGCGGGATACGATGCGATGCTGGTCGGCACAGCGCTTATGCAGGGTGGAAACCCGCAAAAGGCGCTTAACCGGCTACTCGAATAGCCTTTAAAGGAGAAGTTAATGCCGCACAAAGAAACCTTTGTGAAAGTTTGTGGCATTACCACACAGCAAGATGCTGACATGTGCATAGAACAGGGTGCAGATTTTATCGGATTCATATTCGATGAAAAAAGCCCCCGAGCTATGACAGTGGAAAAAGTTAAAGCCATTGAAACAGAAAACGTTATGCGCGTAGGTGTATTCACTCACCAAACGGCAGATGAAGTTCGCCTGATAATGCAGCGCGCCAGACTTCATCTTGCCCAGCTTCATAACGATCAAGATATAGAATTTGCGACCAGAGTCGGTAAACGAAAAGTCATGAAAGTGTTCTGGCCTGACCGTTACGACACACGGGAAGAGCTTGAAGCAGATATGCAGCGCTTTGTAGATTGCTCCCGTTTTTTCCTTATGGATGCCGGAACCTCCGGCGGCGGACACGGCAAAGCACAAGACTGGAGCTTCCTTAACGGATTGCGCGGATACAAAACATGGTTCGTTGCTGGCGGCATTAACCCCGATAATGTGCGTGATGTGCTGACAGGGTGCGCCCCCTGCGGCATAGATATCAACTCAGGTGTCGAATCCGCACCCGGAAAAAAAGATCCAGAAAAATTACGAACCGTTATGGAGGCGCTTGCGGCTCCTATATTACCATAAAATTTCAACAGCCTTTGGCGTAAGGCTGATATAAGAGAGAATAGTATGTCCAAAGGATACTTCGGCGAGTTCGGTGGTCAATTTGTTGCGGAACTTCTTATTCCGCCCCTTAAAGAACTGGAAGATGCGTTAGAAAACATCGTTCCTTCAGAAGCATTTCAAAAAGAGTTTGCTGAATATCTGAAGAATTACGTGGGACGCGAAAGCCCGTTAACACACTGCCCTACTCTTTCAGCAGATCTTGGGTTTAACCTGTACCTCAAACGTGAAGACCTGAACCATACAGGCTCACATAAAATTAACAACGTGCTTGGTCAGGCGCTGCTTGCCAAACACATGGGTAAAAAAGCTCTGCTCACAGAAACCGGTGCAGGTATGAACGGTGTTGCAACCGCAACCGCAGCACGCGCACTCGATATGGACTGCATTGTCTTTATGGGCGCTGTTGATGTTGAGCGGCAGTCGCATAACGTGCGCCGCATGAAGTTGCTGGGCGCTACTGTTGTGCCCGTTGAAGCTGGCTCCAAAACCTTAAAAGATGCCATCAACGAGGCGTTACGCTTCTGGATTAAAGAACAGGAAACCTACCACTACTGTTTCGGGACTGCGGCAGGTCCCCACCCGTTCCCGACACTGGTTCGAGAATTCCAGTCTGTTGTAGGTAAAGAAGCGCGAAAGCAAATTATTGAACGCACTGGTGCACTTCCACACTCAGTGCTTGCCTGTGTCGGTGGTGGTTCTAACGCTATCGGTATTTTTTCAGGATTCATTGATGACTGCTCAGTAAACCTTATTGGCGTAGAAGCAGGCGGAACCGGCGAGGAAGGATGTACAAACTCAGCACCGTTATGCCTTGGTACTGGCGGAATCCTCCACGGTCAAAAAACCATGCTTCTTCAGGATAAAGACGGACAGATTATGCCATCCCATTCCATTGCCGGTGGACTGGATTACCCTGGGGTAGGGCCTGAACATGCTCATTTGCAGCACTGCGGCAGAGCCACCTACGGCAAGGTCAACGATATGCAAGCACTCCATGCATTTAAAGCGCTCACCAGAGCAGAAGGCATTATACCTGCGCTTGAAAGCTCACATGCCGTTGCATATGTGCTCGAAAACAAAGACCAGTTCCCGAAAGGCTGCAACGTTATTGTAAACCTTTCAGGACGCGGCGATAAAGACATGGATATCGTTGAAC
Proteins encoded in this region:
- a CDS encoding phosphoribosylanthranilate isomerase — translated: MPHKETFVKVCGITTQQDADMCIEQGADFIGFIFDEKSPRAMTVEKVKAIETENVMRVGVFTHQTADEVRLIMQRARLHLAQLHNDQDIEFATRVGKRKVMKVFWPDRYDTREELEADMQRFVDCSRFFLMDAGTSGGGHGKAQDWSFLNGLRGYKTWFVAGGINPDNVRDVLTGCAPCGIDINSGVESAPGKKDPEKLRTVMEALAAPILP
- a CDS encoding indole-3-glycerol-phosphate synthase, with the protein product MLNKFLAAKHAEIARLVQLQKKDALPEPYKGERIPFAATLRAHKLACIAEYKRASPSRGDIAPHLSPEDVAEQYAKAGATALSVLTEEKYFKGKLEYLERMQFVGLPMLRKDFIVHPLQVVETASTPASAQLLIARMFKTASELNELIELGKSFGLESVVEVFNHADLVLARLANATIIQVNNRNLDTLETDLAICERMIPHRRTAEVWIAASGISSSTQRRHVEAAGYDAMLVGTALMQGGNPQKALNRLLE
- a CDS encoding aminodeoxychorismate/anthranilate synthase component II → MFLLIDNYDSFTFNLVQAFQKTGRYPHVVRNDNPELLELATSGKLEMVCISPGPGKPENAGLCLEFLALLPKEVPVLGVCLGHQVLAHYAGATVDVAPRIMHGKHSDIEHNGEGLFHGLESPMQVARYHSLIIIKNDETVIVPTSSTQTPDGEKEIMSIKYADRPWVGVQFHPESILTPQGEAMLKNFPEKILATNS
- the trpD gene encoding anthranilate phosphoribosyltransferase; the protein is MNTAQILEHLADGKHLNADVAHCVFTKLMDGNMTSGQAGSLLMGLRQKGETAEEIHAAVRVCLERATPVAPIKGATIDLVGTGGDGKNSFNCSTATALTLAGMGYTVTKHGNRAVSSSCGSADAVEGLGLPLRLSPEEIPAELEKRNFAFLFAPDYHPAFKHVMPVRQELGYRTLFNLLGPLLNPARPTHMLLGVAKPEFMEIMAEVLAQAGVEHAAVVHGAGGYDELTTNGIAKVIFVENGSIRHAELDPAEYGFEPCAEEDLAVHGKQEGLAVLRDLLEGKGSKAMLDMLALNTGMALHLITNKPLNTCMERAREAVAAGAGRKALDA
- the trpB gene encoding tryptophan synthase subunit beta; protein product: MSKGYFGEFGGQFVAELLIPPLKELEDALENIVPSEAFQKEFAEYLKNYVGRESPLTHCPTLSADLGFNLYLKREDLNHTGSHKINNVLGQALLAKHMGKKALLTETGAGMNGVATATAARALDMDCIVFMGAVDVERQSHNVRRMKLLGATVVPVEAGSKTLKDAINEALRFWIKEQETYHYCFGTAAGPHPFPTLVREFQSVVGKEARKQIIERTGALPHSVLACVGGGSNAIGIFSGFIDDCSVNLIGVEAGGTGEEGCTNSAPLCLGTGGILHGQKTMLLQDKDGQIMPSHSIAGGLDYPGVGPEHAHLQHCGRATYGKVNDMQALHAFKALTRAEGIIPALESSHAVAYVLENKDQFPKGCNVIVNLSGRGDKDMDIVEQYTELFD